Part of the Phacochoerus africanus isolate WHEZ1 chromosome 8, ROS_Pafr_v1, whole genome shotgun sequence genome is shown below.
TCATCCCCAGCGTGGAGTAGCAAATTGGGAACAAGCTGGCTTTATCTGATAATCTGCACATGATTCTGAACTGCTGAAGTTGAATCAGGAGGGAAGAATTTAAAAGCTGAATTGAGAAATACCTGTGGCAGTGGGAGCCATTATTTGGGGCTGGATGTAATCCCAAATGCATTAACCAAGCATTCTCTGGATGCTTTGTGCAGGTTTACATCTGGGAGGTACCTATGTTGTGAGCCTCCACAGATAATGAAGGAAACGTGGTCTAAAGAGTGATGTGTATATCAAGCTGGAATCTGAATTCATGGCCTGGGGGGCTTTGGGACTGAGGGTTTCAAGGGGAATGAGGAGCTCAAATTTGTATGTAAGAGGCATAATCTCTGGATCCCATGGGAACCAGCTGGTGGGAGAAGGGTTGGTCCCTGCCTGATAGACACAGATTATACAGTGTCTGTCTGTCCACTTGCTTGCTGTTCTAGGCTGAACAATGGAAAATGAGGAGAGATGAGGCTGAACAatggaaaatgaggaaagaagaggCATCAGTCACACAAAGTCCTGCAGTTTGaaagagggagctggggaggagagTGGACCATGGGTACCCCCTCAGCTTCTCTGGGTTACAGGGTTCAGCTGTGTATATTGCCTCCTCCATTCCTTATGTTTCCCAATGTCTGTGGCCCCAAACTTGTCAGAAAGAATTCAAAGGTCAAGAGTCATGTGGTCAGCCCAATGGATACTACCCTGCCTGTCTTCTCTTCCTGGGTAGATGGCTCTTTCTCCACTCATGAGCCCTCTGTCGTGAATTACAGTCGTGGTTACTCCTTGTGGAGTCTGCTGGGTTTTTCCTTCAAGACATTCATTTtgtaatatttagttttcttttaatctctCATGGCAGGGGCTACCCTGGGTCTCTCCTTTCCTACTTAACTTGCTTGTCTTTCTTCTGTGACTTCTGTCTTCTAGATCCTTTGTGATTGCTGAACTGTAGCGTGGGAAAGAACAAGTGTCTGAGTAAGTGGTCATGACTCTGGCCATGGCAGAAGGGGCTTGGATGGGCCCTGGTGAGTTGTGCTTGGGGAGGATGTGGCTTTAGGGATAGGTTGAGATAGCACCAGAAATCTGTCCTGTGCCCTCTACTGTTTAGTGCCCAGGCTATAGGTCAtaccttatttctcttttccttcccattttggATACTTTACTTACTTGTCATTGCTGTAATGATCTCTGTCCCAGTGCCATCCACCCCACTCATCAGTACTCTCTACTGTTCCTCTATATTGTGCTCCTCTATTGGACATGAAACATACACATCTTCTTATATAGTTTttgaggaattcccatagtggcgctgcagaaacaaatccaactagtatccatgagagtgcaggtttgatccctggcctcactcagttggttggggatctggcatcgctgtgtgccgtggccagtagctgtagcctgggaacttcatatgctgagggtgcagccctaaaaaaagaaaaaaatagtttttcaataccagttactcattttattttattttatttatttttattattattttttttttctgtctttttgacttttctagggccactcccgtggcacatggaggttcccagggtaggggtctaatcggagccgtagccaccagcctatgccagagccacagcaatgcaggatctgagctgcatctgcaacctaccccacagctcatggcaacgccagatccttaacccactgagcaaggccaggtatcgaacccgcaacctcatggttcctagtcggattcgttaaccccagTTACtcattttaaatcagattttctgGGCTTAGATATACATTTCTGGATCATGTTCACTTGTTACCAATAGCCAAAATCCTCCTAAAAGTTATTCGCAAAGTGTAAGTTGGAGGTCTTTCCTGGCTCTTTGCCCTGAGCTACACCCCATCCTTGTGTTTTTGTCTCTTGTAAGACCTTCCCCATTCTGTAACCCCTTAAGGGTCTTAAAGTCTAATACTGCACAACTGCTCTTTCTTCAACCTGATCTCAAATCTGTCATCCTGCCCTGTGAACTAAATCCTGGGTATTCTAGACACATGTTTATGTTAGGGATGTCCACTTCCACTGAAGTTatcaacagcatttttttttttttcctttcaggttgTTGGCATGGAGTGGAGAATGAAGAGGCAACTTCTGAGCAGAGTGTTTCTGTAGGAGTGTTACATGTTCCTACTTCCAAGGTAGATTCATTGACTCAGGTGACTTACACTTGTGACTTACGTGGTCccattttgaaagatattttacaCCTGGATGAACACCAAGAAACATGCCATGGAGTGAAATCTTACACATGGGCATGTGGGAGACAATTCTGGTTCAGTGCAAACTTTGACCAACATCAGAAGCCATACATTATGGAGAAACTCTTAAGAGAAGACAAAAGCAAGACCTCTTTTGTGAAGAACTGTAGAGTTTGTCAGGAACCTCACCTGTTAGAGAAGCCCTTTGCCTGTAAGGAGGAGCAGAAGGACTTTCAGGACAGTTTGGGCAGTCACCAGCAAAAGGCCACCCACAGCAAGAGGAAGACAAGGAGCACTGAGAGTGGGGAGACTTTTCATATTGGACAAATGGATTAcaagtgcagtgaatgtgggaaagctttcagccgCAAAGACACACTTGTCCAGCACCAGAGAATCCATActggagaaaggccttatgagtgcaacgaatgtgggaaagccttcagccGCAAAGCCACACTCGTCCAACACCAGAGAATCCATACAGGAGAAAGGCCTTATGAGTgtagtgaatgtgggaaagcctttagcCGCAAAGACAACCTTACCCAGCACAaaagaattcacactggagagatGCCTTATAAGTGTCATGAATGTGGAAAACACTTCAGTCATCACTCCAACCTAATTGTACACCAGAGAGTTCATAATGGAGCAAGGCCTTATAAGTGCAACGATTGTGGGAAAGTCTTCAGACACAAATCTACACTTGTTCAGCATGAGAGTATCCATACTGGAGAAAACCCTTATGTTTGCAGTGATTGTGGGAAATCCTTTGGTCACAAATACACCCTCATTAAAcaccagagaattcatactgaGACAAGGCCTTTTGAGTGCGTTGAATGTGGGAAATTCTTTAGCCGAAGCTCTGACTTTATTGCACACCAGAGAGTTCACACGGGTGAAAGGCCTTTTGTTTGCAGCAAATGTGGGAAAGATTTCATCAGAACCTCCCACCTTGTTCGGCACCAAAAAGTTCATACTGGAGAAAGGCCGTATGAATGCAATGAATGTGGAAAATCTTATAGCTTAAGCTCCCACCTCATTAGGCACCAGAAAGTTCACACTGCAGGAAGGCTTTAGGAATGCTTTCGACACGATGGGACTCATGGAGAGGAGCTCTGTGACTCCCTTTGGAGAGGGAGACATCAATCTTATGTTGAACCTCATATATCTGAACATTAACACTGGGAAGATACTTTATGAATGCCAGATACAGGGGAAGCTTTCAGGGTCTAATTTGCACTTTCAGACCTGCTCAGGTACCTTGCCTAATTTGTCGATGTCAAAGCCTGTGGCTGAAACCATCTCAACTCTACCAGCTTAGTTACCCAAAGATCCTTATGAGAAGCAGACTTTGTACTCTCTCTCCACTTCCTGGAGGGAATTTTAAGAAACCTGGGTTAAATGAGAGTCCTCATTTCCTCCCCTCTGACTTGGAAAAGCAGTGGACATGATCCATCTTCAGCCAAGAGGACCTGAGCTGTGTTCTCGTAGCAGAAAAGGTTTATTCTCTTCTTGGACATTGTTGGTCTCTTGTAATACTTGTGACAGATTTTTCCAGTCTCCAAGTCACCCAACCTGGCTGACCCACTTGTCTCATGTTGCTCTGGTTTGTGAGATAATAAAGACCTTATTATTTAAGCTACCTTAAATCTTGGAGGTTCTTTTTGCTGTTTAGAGTGGTTTGAAAACAATTAGGCTCTGCCAGACAAGTGGTAAACAGTGTTTGTGGGGGCTTTTGACTTTGTGTGCCTCAGATGGAACAGTAGGTTGACAGAACAGTTCTCAGTCCAATTTTGTTGTTAATTTACATTGCTGACCAAAGCTTAGATGAGAATCCAGGGCTTGGCAGGCCTGATTTTCTCTGGACTTCAGAGTTATTAGAGGGTCCAGGCATCACCTTAAGGGGGTAATATGTAACAAATTGTGTTTTTTGGAAGCAGCATGGCTGGAATGTCTTGTTTCTACCATATGTCCCACATTTTCCAGCACTGTTGAGGGGCAGCTTTTCCTCAGGACCTGCCAGGTGCCATATGTCCTGAAGGCCAGAATTTGTGCACAGGTCACTTGCTGTAAGACCTACTGTGtccaggaaggaaacaaagttGATATAGAAACACtgagtgttgggagttcccatcgtggtgcagcagaaatgaatctgactaggagccatgatgttgagggttcaatccctgaccttgctcagtaggttaaggagccagtgttgtcatgagctgtggtgtaggttgcagacgtggctcagatctggtgttactgtggctgtggcacaggccagcagctacagctctgattcaacccctagcctgggaaccttcatatgccaagggtttggccctaaaaagcaaaaaaaaaaaaagagaaagaaatactgagTGTAAATAGTTGGGATTAAAGAGACTTCAGCAAATGAGAGTGGTTGTGCTCATTGTGAAAACACTTCCATAAACATTCAGATCACTTTGAATGAGATCAGGGTGTATGGAATTTCTCATGCTGTCCAGGGCTGTGACCCTTATGAACAGGATCAGTGGCAGAGCAAAAAATGTAGTTTTCTGTAGTTTTCAGGCTCTTTACCTGATGTCTTTGCTGCATGGAGAGTACCCTGGGACTGAAAATAAAGGTAGAGTCAACATGCAGTATCATGAACACacttaaagtgtacagtttggtaagacttaatatatgtatacacatttaaaatcatCACTTAGTCATGATACTGGACATAACCATCACCCTCAAAGTTAACTCAAGCTGCTTCAGAAGCCGTTTCTCAATGCCCTTCCTAATACTTTCCCTACCACCCTTAGGCAACCATTGATTTACTTTCAATATACATAAACTTgccttttttagaattttatttaagtgaaacctttaatttatttctgtctgctgtcttgcAGCatgattattttgagattcatccatattttgTGTGTGAATAACTCATTCCCTttgttgctgagtaatattctctaTGGATATATATGGATATACAGTTTATCTTAGTTCCTCTTTGAAGGTTCCCCCCTCCTCCAggttctaaattttaaaaataaagctgctgCAGATATTCATGTGCAAGTCTTTTTGTGGACACCTAgctgaggaaattttttttatttttttattttttgctttttgctttttttagggctgcaggtgaggcatatgaaagttcccaggctaggggtcgaatcagagctgcagctgccaggcagttcacagcaatgctggatccttaacccactgagggaggccacggatcaaacctgcatgctcaggGATACAAGTTGGTTACCATTGAGTCACaaatgagaactccaggaaactttttaaaaatgttgaaagttGTCTTGTTTCTTACTAATTATAGTAAAACATGACAGAGAAGACCCAAGACTGACTTGGTGATTTAGGAAATTCTTAGCACATTTTAATTGTGAAAAACATTGAAATTaagattcatggagttccctggtggctcacctGGTTGTGTTGCTGTTGccgttcaggtcactgctgtggcatgggtttgatccctggtcccaggaacttacacatgcggCAGGTgtgcccaaaaagaaaaaaaagattcatggtCAGGAAAACATTCTAGGATAATAACAATGTGGCTGCAAAGCCTTTTATTATACTTCAGCAAATCAAGAATCAGAATACTGAGTCTTAGGAGATTAACTGTATAATTAAGGAAGTTCCCTCAATACAACTGGAGAGCCTATAGGAAGCTTAAAGATAACCCTCAGCTATCTcagcaaaagccaaaaatagaTACATCtttggtggaaaaaaaatatgtggaccAACCTCTTTTCTGgtggaatgaaatatttattctacTAGGAGCATCTTGGATCTGTAGGGACAAGGTATGAAATTCAAGGGCGGAGGATCTTCAATATTCTACATATGAAACTGGCTGAGAAAAATACTAACCTGCAAACCTTGTTAACTTTGTTGAGAAAGGAAGCATGACTCAGCCGAGTAGAACCCAGAGTTTGCTTTGAGTCTAGTGGGCAGAGTCCTGAACCACAGATGATATTCCCAGGCCTTGATACCTAGTGTAGTTTGCCAGGCTTGATTTCAATGTTCTCAGACTGGtctggtggctttttttttttcccccttccattTTCTCCCCTTTGGAAGCAATATATAAGGAATTCTGGGTCTGGTCCATTTTATTTGCGGAATAGATACCTCATTTTCTAGTTTACAGATCTGCAGATGGAGAGGATTTGTACCCCAGGGTGGATTACGCAGAGCCTCACCTGCACCTGATTTGGACATTTTGGATGATGCAATTTGATTGGTGATATTGTAATGGAATGAGACCTTTTGGGATCTTGAGATGGGTTTAGTGTATTTTGCAACCAAGGACATATATGAATTGGATTCAGGGCAAACTGGTAGGTAGAATAATCGCTTCCCCAAATGTCTATGCCCTAATCCTTAGAACCCATGGGGTTGTCTGTAGATGGCCAGTGGGACTTGGCATATTTATATTATGCACTTTGCAATAAGACTTGTCTCAGGTGGGCACCATATAATcacttaagtatttatttatttattgcctttttagggctgcacccatggcatatggatgttcccaggctaggggtcaaatcggagttgcagccaccggcctacaacacagccacagcagctccagagccaagcctcatccttgacctatgctgcagcttggggcaatgctggatccttaacccactgagtgagtccagcgactgaacccacatcctcatggatactagttgggttcttaacctgctgagccacaatgggaactcccacgtaaACCCTTTAAAAGTGGAGAAAATTTCCCAGCCGCATGGAGAAAGATGCAGACATTGAGTCAGAAATATGGCGGTAGGATAAGAGCATTTGATGCCCTCTTGCTGTTTCTGAGATAATAGCTTTGCACTAGGACTGGAGAGAAAACCTAGGAGCCAAGGACACCCCACATCTGACAGCCAGCAAGATCGGAAGGTCTCAGCGCGTTCAGTTACACAAGAACATCTTTGAAGAAAGTGTGACTTTGCAGATCCCCTCTGTACAAGCAGAGAGCATCTAGGGAACAGAGCCCTCAGTCCTACAATCACATGGAACAATTCTGCCATCAACCCAAACAAGCAAGAATCTGGTCCCTCAAAGCCTCCAGAAAGGAGCACAACCTGCCAACATTCATAAATAGCTGGAGCCCCAGGGACTAGGGGAGAGCTCTGTATTGGGGTGCACTGCATTCAAGTAGCAAAGAGCCTGGGGCCTTTGGTTCTGATGGGAAGGAAAACAGAGCCATGAAATCTCAAAACTGCTGGCTCGGGATGCGAGGTGTCAGGAGGTGGTACTCAGGAAGAAAGTACAGAGACAGCTCTAGTCCGACTGACTACTTCCCTGGGCTTTCTGGCCTCCTGGCACTGGGTTCTGCTGCTTCCCACCCCTGCAATCCACAGCAGCCCAGCTGTGTGGTCTGTTACACAAGAACATCTTTGTGTGCTGATTTCCACCTCACCTAATGGCTCCTCCACACCCTCTACCTAGACCCACCTCTCCCAAAGAATCAAGTGATGTGACCTCCACCCCATCCCACTCCTGGTTGCCAAGACTACTTCCGGCACCCACTACTCTGCCTTGAGCCCCAGTGATCCACCTGGTATCTGCCTGGCTCTGCAGACCCCCTATGCCTTAGTCCCCAGCATCTCAAGCTTTCAGCTTCTCACTGCCTCCTAGCCCTGCTGCAAAATCATTCTGTCACCCTACACCACAGAAGAAACATCGAAATAAGAGATGTAGCTACGTTAAGTCTGGACTGAGAGAGGGTGGCCcaaatggacctagaaattgtggAATCCTTGGGGGGTAGTGCTGTCATACTGGGTGTTTGTGGGAAGCCCTCGGGTGTGTGGAACCACTGGGAACAAGGCTACTTATTTAAGGGGTGTAGAGGCTTTTTCTATCTCAGGTATACCTAATGCAAGGTGAGTTCTAGGGAAGGTGCTTTTTCCTGAGCCTTTTGAATGATTCCCTAGGAACAAGAGGCCCAGCCTCGGACAAATGCTGAAGTCTTTCCATCAGAAAAACTGCTCTCAGGGCAGACAGACTGTGGCCACAGTTGGCCTCTGGTCTACAGAGACTGTAATTCTTTTGAAAGCATATTAGAATCATTCTCCTTCTCAGAAGCTAGAAATTTAAATAGTTGAAACCTGTAGGGATGAACCTCTGAGGGATGAAAATGTGACATATTCggaaacagtttttgttttgttttgttttcctcttgttagggccgcaccctcggcatatggaggttcccaggctaggggtcggatcggcctacaccacattcatagcaatgccagatccaagccacatcttcgacctacaccacagctcagagcaatgctggatccttaacccactgagcgaaatcagggattgaacccacaacctcatggttcctagtcaaatttgtttctgctgtgccacaacaggaactccacagaaacAGTTCTTAAACTCTTAAGTAGCTGTAATACAGTTTGTGAATTCATTGCACTGATGGTGTAGAACCTGGACCTTTGGAATGTGTCTCTAAATAAGTGttgttttctctccttcaatATTGCTAAAACCAATGGCACCCATGTAGCCTGTGTTTGACTTTTCTTAATGTTTTGTATGAAAACTACAAACTACCTTACTTTACATGTGTTTCTTCATTGTAAATAAGCTTGTCttcctttcaggatttttttgtgTACATGTGTTTTACGAATTAACTACTTTTGCAGTTTTAatcctgtattttttcttctactttgttatgggtaaaatgggaaaaataaagctggaattcgccccccccccaaaaaaaaaaaagaaaaactgctctCAGATTGTGAGAGCTTCATTctctggctttccttttttttttctttttcttttttatttattttttcctctatctGGAAAAGACTCATGCTtatttaatttcttgttttttggtctttgtttccaGCTATTCAATAAGTGTTAAGAAAATCAGAAGGAGCCAATGGGATACTTTACTTCCTAGAAGGTAAACAAAGGAATGGGGCCCTATGATTTCACCCATTTAGACCCTAGAGACACAACTCATGGTACATGAGGCTAATGTGACTAGAATTTAGAACTTAGGTGGCACGATATGGGAGGGTCGGGAGCTAGAGATGAGGAgttgggaggaagagaaggggagagaactTCCTCTGAAATTACTGGCTGTGTCCTGATGGGTTGCAAGTGTGAGTAAACTAGCTGAAGTTTGGAAAAGTACCACTAGAGGGCACTATGTCAAAAAATTCCTGGGACGCACATAGGATTGAGGATTATGTTATAAATGTAGGTGTCATCATCTACAGAACCATAGGTAGGATTCTCAGAATCACATCAACTAGATAGTGGAAATTTAAGATAATGGGACCAAAATGTGctctgaaaagaatgaaaaggaagtgTCCACGTACCTTTACTGAAAGCCATGTCAAAATCGGATactaggcgttcccattgtggcgaatgcgaaaatgaatccgactagaaaccatgaggttgtgggtttcatccctgcccttgctcagtgggtcaaagatccggtgttgctgtgagctgtggtgtaggtcgcagatgcagcttggatctggcagttgctgtggctgtggtgtagaccggcagctgtagctctgattggacccctaacctgggaacctccatatgccgcgggtgtggccctaaaaaaaaaaaaaaaaaaaaaaaaaaaaaaacacgaggagttcccgtcgtggcgcagcggttaacgaatccgactaggaaccatgaggttgcgggttcg
Proteins encoded:
- the LOC125133473 gene encoding zinc finger protein 134-like, encoding MTLAMAEGAWMGPGCWHGVENEEATSEQSVSVGVLHVPTSKVDSLTQVTYTCDLRGPILKDILHLDEHQETCHGVKSYTWACGRQFWFSANFDQHQKPYIMEKLLREDKSKTSFVKNCRVCQEPHLLEKPFACKEEQKDFQDSLGSHQQKATHSKRKTRSTESGETFHIGQMDYKCSECGKAFSRKDTLVQHQRIHTGERPYECNECGKAFSRKATLVQHQRIHTGERPYECSECGKAFSRKDNLTQHKRIHTGEMPYKCHECGKHFSHHSNLIVHQRVHNGARPYKCNDCGKVFRHKSTLVQHESIHTGENPYVCSDCGKSFGHKYTLIKHQRIHTETRPFECVECGKFFSRSSDFIAHQRVHTGERPFVCSKCGKDFIRTSHLVRHQKVHTGERPYECNECGKSYSLSSHLIRHQKVHTAGRL